In a genomic window of Pangasianodon hypophthalmus isolate fPanHyp1 chromosome 1, fPanHyp1.pri, whole genome shotgun sequence:
- the LOC113526425 gene encoding OTU domain-containing protein 1, producing MQLYSSALTHYPCSSRKFKVTVTASCGNTEFESSFNAVKETSAESSGRENWTDANMPAFSCYEASVRPVFYTSKAEIVITRPDGVEKCVPIQIMKDLHTTRDAVNTYRVPCKECKIDLSDGDLSSDLPKQRRSSSDILKDNSEIIESNSLNFHSLLRRNDCRVHNEELLVYVPEEAENTKCFSQSIPFTCKWENSSEVFKNQSNLQCRQKDEDEMSEDPVLQLHVLQEPASRSDLNEKVSQYLAEVEKQNKYLQERKKYRFHIIPDGNCLYRAVSKAAYGEQSMHSELREHTVHHIADHLDEFSPIIEGDVGEFLINAAQDGAWAGYPELLAMSQMLNVNIYLTTGGSLASPTVSTMIHYLGEEDLTKPAIWLSWLSNGHYDVLLDCCLPNPEYDDWCLHTQVQRKRDEELAKSMAATLSKMYIEKNGLQ from the coding sequence ATGCAGTTGTACAGCAGCGCGCTAACACACTACCCCTGCTCGTCGCGAAAATTTAAAGTGACTGTTACGGCGAGTTGCGGCAACACAGAGTTCGAATCGAGTTTTAACGCCGTTAAGGAAACCAGCGCAGAAAGTTCAGGCAGGGAGAACTGGACAGACGCGAACATGCCTGCGTTTTCGTGCTACGAGGCCTCAGTGAGACCCGTTTTCTATACGTCCAAAGCGGAGATTGTTATCACAAGGCCGGATGGTGTGGAGAAATGTGTCCCTATTCAGATCATGAAGGATCTGCACACAACCCGCGATGCTGTAAATACATATAGAGTTCCGTGTAAAGAGTGCAAGATTGATCTGTCAGATGGCGATTTGAGCAGTGACCTTCCTAAGCAGAGAAGGAGCAGTTCGGACATTTTAAAGGATAACAGTGAGATAATTGAGAGCAACTCACTCAATTTCCATAGCTTGTTAAGAAGAAATGATTGTAGAGTGCATAATGAAGAACTGCTAGTGTATGTCCCTGAGGAGgctgaaaatacaaaatgtttttcacagAGCATTCCATTCACTTGCAAATGGGAAAACTCCTCTGAAGTATTCAAAAACCAAAGTAACCTGCAGTGTCGGCAGAAGGATGAAGATGAAATGTCAGAGGACCCAGTGTTGCAGCTGCATGTGCTCCAGGAGCCTGCAAGCAGGAGTGACCTCAATGAGAAGGTTAGCCAGTACCTGGCTGAGGTGGAGAAACAGAACAAATACCTCCAGGAGAGAAAGAAGTACCGTTTTCACATCATCCCAGATGGAAATTGCCTCTACCGGGCAGTGTCAAAAGCAGCGTATGGTgagcagtcaatgcacagtgAGCTAAGAGAGCATACAGTGCATCACATTGCTGACCACCTGGATGAGTTCAGTCCTATTATTGAAGGTGATGTGGGTGAATTTCTAATCAATGCCGCACAGGATGGTGCCTGGGCTGGCTACCCTGAGCTACTGGCCATGAGCCAAATGCTGAATGTAAACATCTACCTGACCACAGGAGGCAGTCTAGCAAGTCCCACTGTCTCCACCATGATACACTATCTGGGTGAGGAGGACTTGACAAAACCAGCCATCTGGTTGAGTTGGCTGAGTAATGGTCATTACGATGTGCTGCTGGACTGCTGCCTGCCCAACCCAGAGTATGATGACTGGTGCCTGCACACACAGGTGCAACGAAAACGTGATGAGGAGCTTGCCAAGTCCATGGCAGCTACTCTGTCCAAAATGTACATAGAGAAGAATGGACTTcagtaa